AACACCGAACCGGCCGTAAACCCATACTCGGAAAGGAAATCAACCTTTTCGGACGGCTTCCAGAATGCCCCTTGCAAACGCTGCTTGCGATACCAGGAAAAGTCTACTGCCGGACGGTCTCCCAGCTGGCTGTCCCAGCCGATTGGTTTTCCGGAATGCATCGCTTCATGAACACAGGTCTGAATCTGGCGTCCTTTGGCGGAAGGCCCTATGACACCCAGACTCAATTCCGCCTGGTCCAGAACCTGTTCATTGGCCCGCTGGACAAAAAGCCCGCTGTAAAGCCAGCCGGCAAACCGCATATCCTTCAGACGCCGTTTGGCGGGCTCATCCACATGATCCGGCGTATAAATGTTCTGCCCCAAAAAGACACCGGCCGCCGTCTCGACTGGCCCCTGAGGAGCCGAGAAGAAAGGCACACTCATCTGTCCGTACCCTTCCAGCCACTGCCAGCTTGGCTTGAAGCCGTACACCAGTTTAAACCCGTTGGTGTAATGCCGGTCTGTATTGTGATTGGGTTTCAGATACCGGCTGTCGTTTTCAGCATATATCGTAAACGTCTCCGCTCGTCCAGCCGAGCCCAGCCCCATCATCGCCAACAGCATCAGCCCCCTGCCCGCCGTAAACCAGCCGTTTGCCATGGTGTTTTCCCCTTATTCCCACTCAATCGTCGCAGGCGGCTTGCTCGATATATCATACACCACGCGATTGACCCCGCGCACCTCATTGATAATCCGGTTGGCAATCCGCCCGAGTACCTCATAAGGAATCCGTGAGAAATCCGCCGTCATAAAGTCCGTCGTATCCACCGAACGAATCGCAATCACATGCTCGTAGCTGCGCTCGTCCCCCATCACGCCGACCGTTCCTATCGGCAGCAGAACCGCCAGCGTCTGGCTGACGCTCCGATACAGCCCCGCCGCCTTGATTTCCTCAATCAAAATATCATCCGCCTCCCGCAGAATGGCCAGTTTCGGCTCGGTCACCTCTCCGATAATCCGCACCGCCAGTCCGGGCCCGGGGAACGGATGCCGCCAGACCATCTCTTCCGGCAGCCCCAGGTACTCCCCGACCAGCCGCACCTCATCCTTAAACAAATCCCGCAGCGGCTCAACCAGTTCAAACCCCAGCTGCTCCGGCAGTCCGCCGACGTTGTGATGCAGTTTGATGTTCGCCGCCAGATTGCCGTCCTTTTTGCCCGATTCAATCACATCCGGATACAGCGTACCCTGTGCCAGAAAACGCGCATCCGGAATTTTGGCGGCTTCGGACTTGAACGCTTCAATAAACTCCGCTCCGATGATTTTGCGTTTTTTCTGCGGGTCCGTCACACCGGCCAGCTTCGCCAGAAACTGCTTTCCCCAATCCACCACCCGCAGGTCAATATGAAAATGATTGCGGAAGGTCGCCACAACGCCTTCACGTTCGTTTTTGCGCAGCAGCCCGTTATCCACAAAGATGCAGACCAGCTGGTCGCCTATGGCCTTGTGCAGGAGGGTCGCCGTGACCGCCGAATCAACCCCGCCCGACAGGCCGCAAATCACCCTCGAGGAGCCCACTTTTCGACGGACGGTCTCAATCGCCTCCTGGACAAAATCGCTCACCTGCCAGTCGCCCCGGCAGCCGCAGATATCATACAGGAAGTTGCGGATGATTTCCTGTCCGCGGGGCGTATGCGTCACTTCCGGATGGAACTGAACCCCCCAGAACCGCCCGTTTTTGTGCCGAACCGCCGCAACAGGACAGGTCGGCGTCTCGGCCAGCGGAACGAAATCATCCGGAAGCTGCTGCACCTGGTCGCCGTGGCTCATCCAGACGGTTGTATGCTCCGGAAGGCCCCGGAACAAATCATCCTGACGGAGGATGGTCAGGGCCGTGCGTCCGTACTCGCGGGCCGGAGCCGAAGAGACCTGCGCCCCCAGCAGTTTGCAGCCCGCCTGCATCCCGTAGCAAATCCCCAAAATCGGCACCCCTGCCTCAAACAGCCGGCGGTCGCACATCGGTGCATTCGGGGCATAGACGCTGGCCGGCCCGCCCGAAAGAATAATCCCTTTCAGTCCCGGACGCAGAATCTTCTCCAGCGGCATACTCGGCTGGACAATCTCCGAATAAACCTTATGCTCTCGAACCCGACGGGCAATCAGCTGCACATACTGACTGCCGAAATCCACAATGACAATCTGCTCATGCATAGATTCAACCATCAGCTGTCAAACGGCACATATCCCGAATAGTTCGGCGATTCTTTGGTAATCACAATATCGTGCGGATGCGATTCGCTCACGCCCGCCGGACTGATTCGCACAAACCGCCCGTTCCTGCGAAGCTCCTCAATCGTCCGCGTGCCGCAGTAGCCCATCCCGGCCCGCAGCCCGCCGACCAGCTGATACACAAAATTGCTCAGCGTACCCCGATACGGCACCCGCCCTTCAACCCCCTCCGGCACTAGTTTGTCCCGCTCCGTGGTTCCGCCCTGTCCGTAGCGGTCCGCTGAACCCTGTATCATCGCCCCAATCGAGCCCATCCCGCGGTATTCCTTAAACTGACGGCCCTTGTAAATCACCAGCTGTCCGGGGCTTTCCGCCAGTCCGGCAAA
This window of the Anaerohalosphaeraceae bacterium genome carries:
- a CDS encoding lipid A deacylase LpxR family protein — encoded protein: MANGWFTAGRGLMLLAMMGLGSAGRAETFTIYAENDSRYLKPNHNTDRHYTNGFKLVYGFKPSWQWLEGYGQMSVPFFSAPQGPVETAAGVFLGQNIYTPDHVDEPAKRRLKDMRFAGWLYSGLFVQRANEQVLDQAELSLGVIGPSAKGRQIQTCVHEAMHSGKPIGWDSQLGDRPAVDFSWYRKQRLQGAFWKPSEKVDFLSEYGFTAGSVFCHLQASIIGRFGFWELPKDWGPDRLELPAGAIAEAFRKERAGYFFVRLGGRAVGYNQFLTDLNPEPIVGHLQVGCVLQFRSLELGYSQTYLTQEYKEQNYFDSYGALTVKWDF
- the guaA gene encoding glutamine-hydrolyzing GMP synthase, giving the protein MHEQIVIVDFGSQYVQLIARRVREHKVYSEIVQPSMPLEKILRPGLKGIILSGGPASVYAPNAPMCDRRLFEAGVPILGICYGMQAGCKLLGAQVSSAPAREYGRTALTILRQDDLFRGLPEHTTVWMSHGDQVQQLPDDFVPLAETPTCPVAAVRHKNGRFWGVQFHPEVTHTPRGQEIIRNFLYDICGCRGDWQVSDFVQEAIETVRRKVGSSRVICGLSGGVDSAVTATLLHKAIGDQLVCIFVDNGLLRKNEREGVVATFRNHFHIDLRVVDWGKQFLAKLAGVTDPQKKRKIIGAEFIEAFKSEAAKIPDARFLAQGTLYPDVIESGKKDGNLAANIKLHHNVGGLPEQLGFELVEPLRDLFKDEVRLVGEYLGLPEEMVWRHPFPGPGLAVRIIGEVTEPKLAILREADDILIEEIKAAGLYRSVSQTLAVLLPIGTVGVMGDERSYEHVIAIRSVDTTDFMTADFSRIPYEVLGRIANRIINEVRGVNRVVYDISSKPPATIEWE